One Hordeum vulgare subsp. vulgare chromosome 4H, MorexV3_pseudomolecules_assembly, whole genome shotgun sequence DNA window includes the following coding sequences:
- the LOC123447170 gene encoding classical arabinogalactan protein 9-like produces MARYAVVAAIVAVLAITAAAQGPTPAPKMAPLPAPPTRSPPVATPPTASAPSPMASPPAPPTDAPVGAPSAMTPSSVSGTPMGAPAGAPTGTTPASSAVYTSSVSFVAVAGAVAAAVLF; encoded by the coding sequence ATGGCTCGCTACGCCGTGGTCGCCGCCATCGTCGCCGTCCTGGCCATCACCGCCGCCGCGCAGGGCCCCACGCCGGCGCCCAAGATGGCCCCGCTGCCGGCGCCTCCGACGAGGTCCCCCCCGGTCGCCACGCCGCCGACTGCATCGGCGCCGTCCCCGATGGCCTCTCCCCCGGCTCCGCCCACCGACGCCCCCGTCGGCGCTCCTTCCGCGATGACGCCTTCCTCGGTCTCCGGCACCCCCATGGGCGCACCTGCCGGCGCACCAACCGGCACCACCCCCGCCAGCTCCGCCGTCTACACCTCCTCCGTCAGCTTCGTCGCCGTCGCCggtgccgtcgccgccgccgtcctgttCTAG